Proteins co-encoded in one Juglans regia cultivar Chandler chromosome 16, Walnut 2.0, whole genome shotgun sequence genomic window:
- the LOC108998115 gene encoding MLP-like protein 328: protein METEIEIKAAADKYYSIFKTTAHHVPTATPDIIQGVEVNEGDWKTHGSIKVWNYTVEGNAEVFKEKVGLDDANRAATLVGIEGDPMKYYKIFKATYQAIPKSNGSLAKLTIVYEKLREDVPPPIKYLNMMVSITKDIDAHLAKV from the exons ATGGAGACTGAAATAGAAATAAAGGCAGCCGCTGATAAGTACTACAGCATCTTCAAGACAACTGCCCACCACGTTCCCACAGCCACCCCTGACATTATTCAGGGAGTTGAGGTGAATGAAGGTGATTggaagacacatggctctatcAAGGTCTGGAATTATACTGTTG AGGGAAATGCTGAGGTTTTCAAGGAAAAGGTTGGATTAGATGATGCAAACAGGGCAGCAACTCTTGTGGGAATTGAAGGAGATCCCATGAAGTACTACAAGATCTTTAAGGCCACATATCAGGCTATTCCAAAGAGTAATGGCAGCTTGGCCAAGTTGACTATTGTATATGAGAAACTGAGAGAGGATGTGCCTCCCCCAATTAAGTACCTCAATATGATGGTTAGTATCACTAAAGAC ATTGATGCCCACCTTGCAAAGGTATAG